Proteins found in one Bacilli bacterium PM5-9 genomic segment:
- a CDS encoding DNA-directed RNA polymerase subunit beta (product_source=KO:K03043; cath_funfam=2.40.270.10,2.40.50.150,3.90.1100.10,3.90.1110.10,3.90.1800.10; cog=COG0085; ko=KO:K03043; pfam=PF00562,PF04560,PF04561,PF04563,PF04565,PF10385; superfamily=64484; tigrfam=TIGR02013) — protein sequence MAYQIENFGKLVERRNYSRIHSSLELPPLVEIQTSSFDWFIKEGIREVFSDIYPIKNHNSNLLLEFVDYKFEQPKYSTRECKERDATYAAPLIVTLRLQNNETGEINEQEVFMGDFPLMTPSGTFIINGAERAIVSQLVRSPGAYFKKEVENGKVNYLASLIPSRGTWLEIETSLYKNKSKEDELFANVRIDRTKKMPITILLRALGLTDNEETLSFFGDFKILENTINDKDTIDQIDRGYIELIDRLYPEREDKENFVNDGLSLLQAFYFNSDNEKLVELYKELTEEGEVELLPLQQLINIVSLQAFKFINDKNLRIILNVLENRFIEISNVLKRKDVDDLRKELLELMKQLKDGKTIKASDNVQLLVTVYFEEKLASLIKNKEVNLSEDLQKQLVNLDFILGENKYTDLFDVSATLAKKYKDNFTIKVLAGEIKTALALIEIYEKLKPGEPATLEGAVSLLAAKFFDNKRYDLTKSGRFKLSKKLNVMDRLFERTIAEDIKDKNGKVICKKNTFITKDILKEIRPAMDDGANTFEVKTNLELYRDDETKSTPTIVQKVAVYADDKKTRVINLIGTDIHLTQKFVTISDILATVSYLLSYSDDIGEEDDIDHLGNRRIKSVGELIQNQFRIGLSRMERVVKDKMSTIEIAEATPKKLTNNRPLTASIKEFFASSQLSQFMDQTNPLAELTHKRRLSALGPGGLARDRAGMEVRDVHFSHYGRMCPIETPEGPNIGLINSLATYAKINEYGFIETPYRKVVNNKVTDEIHYLTADEEYSYAIAQANINLDKDNNIVDDTVVTRFRGENKMEKRELIDYVDVSPKQIVSVATSCIPFLENDDANRALMGANMQRQAVPLIKPTAPIVGTGMEHTIAKDSGVALICEEDGEVTYLDAKSIKVKTKVGEMNYILDKFTISNQGTCFNQTPVVNVGDEVKRGQILANGPAMDQGELALGQNIVVAFMTWNGYNYEDAIIMSERLVKEDVYTSIHIEEYTIECRDTKLGPEEITRDIPNISDDARKDLDIDGIIRIGAEVKEGDILVGKVTPKGHSELSAEEKLLLAIFGEKSREVKDNSLRVPHGGAGIILDVKRFNKENAAELPPAVNEVVRVYVVQKRKISEGDKMAGRHGNKGVISKILPVEDMPYLPDGTPVDIMLNPLGVPSRMNIGQIMELHLGMAAKMLNCKIATPVFDGVEEEDLQEVMKEAGMADDGKVELYDGQTGKKFDEKISVGVMYMIKLAHMVDDKLHARSVGPYSLVTQQPLGGKAQNGGQRFGEMEVWALEAYGAAHTLQEILTVKSDDVIGRVKTYEAIVKNKKIPEPGIPESFRVLQKELQSLAIDVKMLDEDHKEIDMKEQSKLDSQFEQSFRSIMNDETKLVDEPDEEAVLEKDEIEDLLLVEDDEIIDDDLVIDDDLDMKDLI from the coding sequence GTGGCATACCAAATCGAAAATTTTGGAAAGCTAGTAGAGAGAAGAAATTACTCGCGAATTCACAGTTCTCTTGAATTACCACCACTTGTTGAAATTCAAACTTCATCATTTGATTGGTTTATTAAAGAGGGAATTAGAGAGGTTTTTAGTGATATATATCCAATTAAAAACCACAATAGTAATTTACTTTTAGAGTTTGTAGATTATAAGTTTGAACAACCTAAATATTCTACTCGAGAGTGTAAAGAGCGTGATGCAACATATGCAGCACCGCTAATTGTAACATTAAGGTTACAAAACAATGAAACAGGTGAAATAAATGAACAAGAGGTATTTATGGGTGACTTCCCATTAATGACACCTAGTGGAACATTTATTATTAATGGTGCTGAACGTGCTATTGTATCTCAATTAGTAAGATCACCAGGAGCTTATTTTAAAAAAGAAGTAGAAAATGGAAAAGTAAATTATCTAGCAAGTTTGATTCCATCTCGTGGAACATGGCTAGAAATTGAAACGAGTTTGTATAAAAACAAAAGCAAAGAAGATGAATTATTTGCAAATGTTCGTATAGACAGAACTAAAAAAATGCCAATAACTATCTTGTTACGTGCTTTAGGTTTAACAGATAATGAAGAAACATTATCATTTTTCGGTGACTTTAAAATTCTTGAAAATACGATTAATGATAAAGATACAATCGACCAAATTGATCGTGGCTATATTGAATTAATTGATAGATTATATCCTGAAAGAGAAGATAAAGAAAACTTTGTTAACGATGGATTATCATTGTTACAAGCATTTTATTTTAATTCTGATAATGAAAAATTAGTTGAATTATATAAAGAGTTAACTGAAGAAGGAGAAGTTGAATTATTACCACTTCAACAATTAATAAATATTGTTAGTTTACAAGCTTTTAAATTTATTAATGATAAAAATTTAAGAATTATTTTAAATGTTTTAGAAAATCGTTTTATTGAAATTTCTAATGTTTTAAAAAGAAAAGATGTTGATGATTTAAGAAAAGAACTTCTTGAATTAATGAAACAATTAAAAGATGGAAAAACTATCAAAGCAAGCGATAATGTTCAATTGCTTGTTACTGTATATTTTGAAGAAAAGCTAGCAAGTTTAATTAAAAATAAAGAAGTTAATTTATCTGAAGATTTACAAAAACAACTTGTAAATTTAGACTTTATTTTAGGTGAAAATAAATATACTGATTTATTTGATGTTAGTGCTACTTTAGCAAAAAAATATAAAGATAATTTTACAATTAAAGTTTTAGCAGGAGAAATAAAAACTGCTTTAGCATTAATTGAAATTTATGAGAAATTAAAACCAGGTGAGCCTGCAACTTTAGAAGGAGCAGTTAGCTTACTTGCGGCAAAATTCTTTGATAATAAACGTTATGATTTAACAAAATCTGGTCGTTTTAAATTATCTAAAAAATTAAATGTTATGGATCGTTTATTTGAAAGAACGATTGCTGAAGATATTAAAGATAAAAATGGTAAAGTTATTTGTAAGAAAAATACTTTCATTACTAAAGATATTTTAAAAGAAATTAGACCTGCAATGGATGATGGAGCTAATACTTTTGAAGTTAAAACAAATTTAGAATTATACCGTGATGATGAAACAAAAAGTACACCAACTATTGTTCAAAAAGTTGCTGTATATGCAGATGATAAGAAAACAAGAGTTATTAATTTAATTGGTACAGATATTCATTTAACACAAAAATTTGTAACAATTTCAGATATTTTAGCTACTGTTTCATATTTATTAAGTTATAGTGATGATATTGGTGAAGAAGATGATATAGATCATTTAGGAAACAGAAGAATTAAATCTGTTGGAGAGTTGATTCAAAATCAATTTAGAATTGGTTTATCAAGAATGGAAAGAGTTGTCAAAGATAAAATGTCAACTATTGAAATTGCTGAAGCAACACCTAAAAAGTTAACAAACAATCGTCCTTTAACAGCTTCAATTAAAGAATTCTTTGCTAGTTCACAATTATCTCAATTTATGGATCAAACAAATCCATTAGCTGAGTTAACTCATAAAAGACGTCTATCGGCATTAGGACCTGGTGGTTTAGCTCGTGATCGTGCTGGAATGGAAGTAAGGGATGTCCATTTCTCTCATTATGGTCGTATGTGTCCAATTGAAACTCCTGAGGGACCAAACATTGGATTAATTAACTCTTTGGCTACGTATGCTAAAATCAACGAATATGGGTTCATTGAAACGCCATATCGTAAAGTAGTAAACAATAAAGTTACTGATGAAATTCATTATTTAACTGCTGATGAAGAATATAGTTATGCAATTGCTCAAGCAAATATTAATTTAGATAAAGATAATAATATTGTTGATGATACAGTTGTTACACGTTTCCGTGGTGAAAACAAAATGGAAAAACGTGAATTGATTGATTATGTTGATGTAAGTCCAAAACAAATCGTTTCGGTTGCAACTTCATGTATTCCTTTCTTAGAGAATGATGATGCTAACCGTGCTTTAATGGGTGCCAACATGCAACGTCAAGCTGTGCCATTAATTAAACCAACAGCTCCAATTGTTGGAACAGGTATGGAACACACAATCGCAAAAGATAGTGGTGTTGCTCTAATCTGTGAAGAAGATGGTGAAGTAACATATCTTGATGCGAAAAGTATTAAGGTAAAAACAAAAGTTGGGGAAATGAATTATATTTTAGATAAATTTACAATCTCTAACCAGGGGACATGTTTTAATCAGACACCTGTAGTTAATGTTGGTGATGAAGTTAAACGTGGTCAAATTCTTGCTAATGGTCCAGCAATGGATCAAGGAGAATTAGCTCTTGGTCAAAATATTGTTGTTGCTTTCATGACATGGAATGGTTATAACTATGAAGATGCTATTATTATGTCAGAAAGATTAGTAAAAGAAGATGTATATACTTCAATTCATATTGAAGAATATACAATTGAATGTCGTGATACTAAATTAGGTCCTGAAGAAATTACTAGGGATATTCCTAATATTAGTGATGATGCACGTAAAGATTTAGATATTGATGGTATTATTAGAATTGGTGCTGAAGTAAAAGAAGGAGATATTCTTGTAGGTAAGGTTACTCCTAAAGGACATTCTGAATTAAGTGCAGAAGAAAAATTATTACTTGCTATTTTTGGTGAAAAATCAAGAGAAGTTAAAGATAATTCATTAAGAGTTCCTCATGGTGGAGCAGGTATAATTTTAGATGTTAAACGTTTTAATAAAGAAAATGCTGCTGAATTACCTCCTGCAGTAAATGAAGTTGTACGTGTATATGTTGTTCAAAAACGTAAAATTTCTGAAGGGGATAAAATGGCTGGACGCCATGGTAATAAAGGGGTTATTTCTAAAATATTACCAGTAGAAGATATGCCATATTTACCTGATGGAACACCAGTTGATATTATGCTTAATCCACTTGGAGTGCCTTCTCGTATGAATATTGGACAAATTATGGAATTACATCTTGGTATGGCTGCTAAAATGTTAAATTGTAAAATCGCAACACCAGTATTTGATGGAGTTGAAGAAGAAGATTTACAAGAAGTTATGAAAGAAGCGGGCATGGCTGATGATGGTAAAGTTGAATTATATGATGGACAAACAGGTAAGAAATTTGATGAAAAAATTTCAGTTGGTGTTATGTATATGATTAAATTAGCCCACATGGTTGATGATAAATTACATGCTCGTTCAGTTGGTCCATATTCACTTGTAACACAACAACCATTAGGTGGAAAAGCACAAAATGGTGGACAAAGATTTGGTGAGATGGAAGTATGGGCACTTGAAGCATATGGTGCAGCACATACATTACAAGAAATCTTAACAGTAAAATCTGATGATGTTATTGGTCGTGTTAAAACATACGAAGCAATCGTTAAGAATAAAAAGATTCCAGAACCAGGTATTCCTGAATCATTCAGAGTACTTCAAAAAGAACTTCAATCATTAGCGATTGATGTGAAAATGTTAGATGAAGATCATAAAGAAATTGATATGAAAGAACAAAGTAAACTTGATTCTCAGTTTGAACAAAGTTTTAGATCAATTATGAATGATGAAACTAAATTAGTTGATGAACCTGATGAAGAAGCAGTATTAGAAAAAGATGAAATAGAAGATTTACTGCTTGTTGAAGATGATGAGATAATCGACGATGATTTAGTTATTGATGATGATCTTGATATGAAAGATTTAATATAA